In Edaphobacter paludis, a single window of DNA contains:
- a CDS encoding metallophosphoesterase, with protein sequence MSGFNPEPSPRFTRRHFLVGAGAAAAGLAVYSGEIARHEIDLVPRTIAIANLPGAFHGFRIAQISDIHLDEFTEPFFLERVVHQVNTLAADMVLLTGDFVTHGSLTFLNGQNAAHRCAEILSTLTCPLRFACLGNHDVAVSAPLVIYSLTSNGIPVLVDQHVPIERNGSRFWLAAVNDPGTTNPRLELAVPARPDGPVILMAHEPDYADTVRAHPRGHLVDVMLSGHTHGGQIRLPFLGPLVLPPMGKKYAEGLFRLDNMQLYVNRGIGAVGIPFRLNCPPEITLITLQSA encoded by the coding sequence ATGTCCGGCTTTAATCCCGAACCATCCCCGCGATTCACCCGGCGCCACTTTCTCGTCGGCGCGGGAGCAGCTGCAGCGGGCCTGGCTGTTTACTCTGGCGAAATCGCCCGCCATGAGATCGATCTCGTTCCCCGCACCATCGCCATTGCCAACCTCCCCGGCGCCTTCCATGGTTTCCGCATCGCGCAGATCAGCGACATCCACCTCGACGAGTTCACCGAGCCATTTTTCCTCGAACGCGTCGTCCATCAGGTCAATACCCTTGCCGCCGACATGGTCCTGCTGACGGGAGACTTCGTCACCCATGGCTCGCTCACCTTCCTCAACGGCCAGAACGCCGCTCACCGCTGCGCGGAGATCCTCAGCACGCTTACCTGCCCCTTGCGGTTCGCCTGCCTAGGCAACCACGACGTCGCCGTCAGCGCACCGCTGGTTATTTATTCCCTTACTTCGAACGGTATCCCGGTGCTCGTCGACCAACATGTTCCAATCGAACGCAACGGCTCCCGCTTCTGGCTGGCCGCCGTCAACGACCCCGGCACTACCAATCCCCGCCTCGAACTCGCTGTACCGGCACGCCCCGATGGTCCCGTCATCCTCATGGCGCACGAGCCAGACTATGCCGACACCGTCCGTGCACATCCCCGTGGCCATCTGGTCGACGTCATGCTCTCCGGCCACACCCACGGCGGCCAGATCAGGCTGCCCTTCCTCGGCCCTCTTGTGCTTCCGCCCATGGGCAAAAAGTACGCCGAAGGCCTCTTTCGCCTCGACAACATGCAGCTTTACGTCAATCGCGGTATCGGCGCTGTGGGAATTCCCTTCCGCCTTAATTGCCCGCCAGAGATCACCCTCATCACGCTGCAATCAGCTTGA
- a CDS encoding YceI family protein translates to MKKRITRFSLALAVATLTLAVGSAWAQDTPSNLTLHFDPAATTIRWTLKDVLHTVRGTFLLKSGLMTLDEKTGVAEGEIIVETASGESGNGARDHRMANDVLESAKYPEAIFHPQRVTGVVRDGKTQNVTVEGTFTIHGADHPLFLQVTTTQNGTTLTTKTSFDVPYVAWGMKDPSTLILRVGKTVQVDVDARAKLQ, encoded by the coding sequence ATGAAAAAGAGAATTACACGCTTTTCGCTAGCTCTCGCGGTAGCGACACTTACACTGGCCGTCGGTTCCGCGTGGGCGCAAGACACGCCCTCGAATCTGACACTCCATTTCGACCCCGCGGCGACGACGATCCGCTGGACACTGAAGGACGTTCTGCACACGGTTCGCGGTACGTTCCTGCTGAAGAGTGGCCTGATGACGCTGGATGAAAAGACGGGTGTGGCTGAGGGAGAGATCATCGTCGAAACTGCCTCGGGCGAGAGCGGCAATGGTGCTCGCGACCATCGTATGGCGAACGATGTTCTTGAAAGCGCGAAGTATCCGGAAGCGATCTTTCACCCTCAGAGGGTCACTGGCGTTGTCCGCGACGGCAAGACGCAGAATGTGACAGTGGAAGGCACCTTTACCATTCACGGCGCCGATCATCCACTCTTCCTGCAGGTCACAACTACACAGAACGGAACCACGCTGACTACGAAGACCAGCTTTGACGTGCCCTATGTGGCGTGGGGAATGAAAGATCCGAGCACGTTGATTCTGCGAGTAGGCAAGACGGTACAGGTCGACGTGGATGCCCGGGCAAAGCTGCAATGA
- a CDS encoding FAD-dependent monooxygenase produces the protein MITEISEGQSKRGNTCSADVVIVGGGPAGLAAAIALRQTGADVLLIDAQEPGIDKACGEGLMPDSLLELSRLGIDLAKVEGAPFGGIRFADRDSTVSSAFTTGEGMGVRRLALHRQLLERATTMGVRMRWKTRVELTPGKKPSIEGEALCCKYLIGADGESSRTRSWAGLNNGAVRSRRFGFRAHFELPTDGNVGMSQVEVHWGDGGQAYVTPVGERTVCVAVISRSQLPTTFNAVIDSIPALRELLSRAKQLTPQRGAVTMTSSFHRVTRGNVALVGDASGSADAITGEGLAMGFRQALLLRDSIAEGGLELYQAQHADILRLPQQMARVMLLMDRHPRLRKRTLRALAARPDLFAAMLRVHLNEERLPHVVLRHGVRFGRLLLFSAG, from the coding sequence GTGATTACGGAGATCTCTGAAGGGCAATCGAAACGGGGAAATACCTGTAGCGCCGACGTTGTCATCGTGGGCGGCGGTCCTGCCGGTCTGGCGGCCGCTATCGCGCTCAGGCAGACGGGGGCCGACGTTCTACTCATCGATGCGCAGGAGCCTGGGATAGACAAGGCTTGCGGCGAGGGGCTGATGCCCGATTCTCTGCTCGAATTATCAAGACTCGGGATTGACTTGGCCAAGGTGGAAGGGGCGCCTTTCGGCGGCATTCGCTTTGCAGATAGGGACTCCACCGTGAGCAGCGCATTCACAACGGGTGAGGGCATGGGTGTGCGTCGATTGGCGCTGCATCGTCAGTTGCTGGAGAGGGCGACGACGATGGGAGTACGAATGCGGTGGAAGACAAGGGTTGAGTTGACGCCTGGGAAGAAGCCGTCCATCGAGGGCGAAGCTCTTTGCTGCAAATATCTGATTGGAGCGGATGGCGAGTCCTCACGAACGCGCTCGTGGGCTGGATTGAATAACGGAGCGGTGCGCAGCCGCCGGTTTGGCTTTCGAGCACACTTCGAGCTGCCGACAGATGGAAATGTGGGGATGTCACAGGTTGAGGTCCATTGGGGTGATGGCGGACAGGCGTATGTGACGCCCGTGGGAGAACGGACGGTGTGTGTTGCCGTCATCTCCCGCTCACAATTGCCGACGACATTTAATGCCGTGATTGACAGCATCCCGGCACTTCGCGAGTTGCTATCGCGCGCGAAGCAGCTTACTCCGCAGCGGGGCGCGGTAACGATGACCTCCAGCTTTCATAGGGTCACGCGGGGCAACGTCGCTTTGGTGGGCGATGCGTCCGGCTCGGCTGACGCTATCACAGGGGAAGGACTTGCGATGGGTTTTCGACAGGCGCTGCTACTGCGCGATTCAATCGCCGAAGGTGGACTCGAGCTATATCAAGCGCAACATGCGGACATTTTACGATTGCCCCAACAGATGGCGCGTGTCATGCTCCTGATGGACCGCCATCCCCGGCTAAGGAAACGGACACTCAGGGCGCTCGCAGCTCGCCCCGATCTCTTCGCGGCGATGCTTCGCGTGCATCTAAACGAGGAACGCCTTCCTCATGTTGTACTGCGGCATGGGGTGAGGTTCGGGAGGCTATTACTATTTTCAGCAGGATGA
- a CDS encoding helix-turn-helix domain-containing protein: MAALAQVTTREVLDIRQASEYLGISGDTLYRYASEGFIPAFKLGNRWRFKKNLLDAWMDEKSGVKSTAPVTVQPKQKKPAGRAR; this comes from the coding sequence ATGGCTGCTCTGGCGCAGGTGACGACTCGCGAAGTATTGGATATCCGGCAGGCGTCGGAGTATCTAGGCATCAGTGGAGATACGCTGTACCGGTATGCGTCGGAGGGCTTTATTCCGGCGTTCAAACTGGGGAACCGCTGGCGGTTCAAAAAGAACTTGCTGGATGCCTGGATGGATGAGAAGTCAGGTGTGAAGAGTACGGCTCCTGTAACGGTGCAGCCAAAGCAGAAAAAGCCGGCAGGCCGTGCGCGGTAA
- the ftcD gene encoding glutamate formimidoyltransferase produces MNSDAIIECVPNFSEGTDVAKVSKIVAAMQVEGVSLLDWSLDTAHNRSVVTIAGPPAAVIAAAVKSVGKAAELIDLTKQKGVHPRIGAADVVPFIPVSGISMAECAVLARQAGLLIWRTYGVPVYFYGAAAARPDRVQLEDVRKGQFEGLREATRRDAARRPDVGGPGLHETAGASAVGARNFLIAYNVHLHQGDISAARAIARDIRASNGGLHGVKAIGVVANGRAQVSMNITDFRITPMRHIHATIQHLAQRHGALIDDAELIGLIPQEAYDEGSEWVGQITGFNPALKVLERRLEHPLAWPTA; encoded by the coding sequence ATGAATTCTGATGCGATCATCGAGTGTGTCCCGAACTTTTCTGAGGGCACGGACGTTGCCAAGGTAAGCAAGATCGTCGCCGCGATGCAGGTCGAGGGCGTGAGCCTTCTCGACTGGTCGCTCGACACTGCTCACAACCGTTCGGTGGTTACCATCGCTGGGCCGCCTGCAGCGGTGATAGCGGCGGCGGTTAAATCCGTCGGCAAAGCGGCGGAACTGATTGACCTTACAAAACAGAAGGGCGTCCACCCACGCATCGGCGCTGCCGACGTAGTCCCCTTCATCCCGGTCAGCGGCATCTCGATGGCGGAGTGCGCTGTGCTGGCGAGGCAGGCGGGGCTGCTGATCTGGCGGACCTACGGGGTTCCCGTCTACTTCTACGGAGCCGCCGCTGCGCGTCCTGATCGCGTCCAGCTCGAAGATGTACGCAAGGGCCAGTTTGAAGGGCTCCGCGAAGCTACCCGTCGCGATGCGGCCCGACGTCCCGACGTCGGAGGTCCCGGCCTCCACGAAACCGCTGGAGCCTCGGCTGTTGGAGCGCGAAATTTCCTTATTGCCTACAACGTCCATCTTCATCAAGGGGATATCTCCGCCGCGCGCGCCATCGCCCGGGACATTCGAGCCTCCAACGGAGGACTCCATGGAGTGAAGGCAATTGGCGTGGTTGCGAATGGGCGCGCCCAGGTCAGCATGAACATCACGGACTTTCGCATCACGCCCATGCGGCATATCCACGCGACCATCCAGCATCTTGCGCAGCGTCATGGCGCGCTGATCGATGACGCCGAACTCATCGGCCTGATTCCTCAGGAGGCCTACGATGAGGGTTCAGAGTGGGTTGGGCAGATCACGGGCTTTAATCCAGCACTCAAAGTTCTGGAGCGGCGCCTGGAGCATCCGCTCGCCTGGCCTACCGCCTGA
- a CDS encoding acyloxyacyl hydrolase, with protein MTKGFRGIARPFIGALALVLSVPLAVAQAPAASREATPFHTNSGKLPLELGVLVQSGVGLTENRNSFKFLMAGVHAGKVLTGNYLPGPLHGNFEYAVEVFPFWQSYTPKFQRAHCSVVSDSANLACSPLYTTGGTYSGVSITPIILRWNFTGTRRVSPWIQGAGGLVWTNHKYPAFGGQPLTLANDGPNTDASVWNFTPQGGVGFHYFLRPRRSIDFSANAVHISSASLGDKNPGVNASLQFTIGYSWWK; from the coding sequence TTGTTCTCTCCGTACCCCTCGCGGTCGCGCAGGCTCCGGCGGCAAGCCGCGAGGCGACTCCCTTTCACACCAATTCCGGCAAACTGCCGCTCGAACTGGGGGTCCTCGTCCAGAGCGGCGTCGGCCTCACCGAGAATCGCAATAGTTTCAAGTTCCTTATGGCCGGAGTTCATGCAGGCAAAGTTCTTACCGGCAACTACCTGCCCGGCCCACTCCACGGCAACTTCGAGTACGCCGTCGAGGTCTTCCCCTTCTGGCAGTCCTACACGCCGAAGTTTCAGCGCGCCCATTGCAGCGTTGTCTCAGACTCGGCTAATCTCGCCTGCTCACCGCTCTATACGACGGGGGGTACTTACTCCGGAGTCTCCATTACGCCCATCATTCTGCGCTGGAACTTTACCGGTACCCGACGCGTCTCCCCATGGATACAGGGTGCAGGAGGCCTCGTTTGGACCAACCACAAATATCCGGCGTTTGGCGGACAGCCGCTGACTCTCGCCAACGACGGTCCCAACACCGACGCCAGCGTGTGGAACTTCACACCTCAGGGGGGCGTTGGGTTTCACTACTTCCTGCGCCCGCGTCGCTCCATCGACTTCAGCGCCAACGCGGTGCATATCTCCTCGGCCTCGCTCGGCGACAAGAACCCCGGCGTGAATGCGAGTCTCCAATTCACGATTGGTTATAGCTGGTGGAAGTAA